A single window of Microplitis demolitor isolate Queensland-Clemson2020A chromosome 7, iyMicDemo2.1a, whole genome shotgun sequence DNA harbors:
- the LOC103571425 gene encoding NT-3 growth factor receptor isoform X2 translates to MDREMINGRYLVSTSPSTNSGFVESNNSKTTGEFSERLQEISNVDRNESRFTNCQGKGNICGTEAACRNFPNNTSRCICPHDLSPPTNDLKCPVRLTAPSIPLPIHNIILPTSNTTNSTISLSEAEQVNERSPDKIPEVIGATIASVITIIILGIIIFICRKKCYNKKIDRTTLDKSILVANKYTPNPQYFNCAPPEVPILRRGDVTFFFEIGQGCFGKVYKGELSHGDTKETIAVKVLKDSASREAEEDFLREVEIMSTFRHQNILSLIGVVLRDAGNNPWMVFEYMPHGDLAEVLRANSRQLRSSIPGLEPLTKKDLHQITIQIASGMTYLSAQRFVHRDLACRNCLVGKDLVVKISDFGMSRDVYTCDYYKIGGSRLLPVRWMSPESVIYGRFTLESDVWSFGVVLWEVYSYGKQPYYGYNNEEVLKLILQGIMLTPPEDCPEFVADIMRQCWKLEPRDRFRFSEIFEELQKAHQTIEKINEKGSLPRPPQGPITIKSPNALDSEGYLVPAPATPREYLQPLPPLYSL, encoded by the exons atggATCGTGAAATGATAAATGGCCGATATCTCGTCTCGACATCTCCATCAACAAATTCTg GCTTTGTTGAATCAAACAATAGTAAAACAACGGGTGAATTCTCAGAGAGATTACAAGAAATATCAAATGTAGATCGTAATGAATCTAGATTTACTAATTGTCAAGGAAAAGGAAATATTTGTGGGACAGAAGCCGCTTGTCGAAATTTTCCTAATAACACATCGAGATGCATTTGTCCGCACGATTTATCACCTCCTACTAATGATCTTAAATGTCCAGTTCGTTTAACTG ctCCTTCTATACCGTTACCTATTCATAATATTATTCTACCAACGAGCAATACAACAAACAGTACAATAAGTCTTTCTGAAGCTGAACAG GTCAATGAGAGGAGTCCAGATAAAATACCTGAAGTTATTGGTGCAACTATTGCTTCcgttattacaataattatacttggtataattatttttatttgtagaaaaaaatgttataataaaaaaatcgaccGTACAACATTGGAC aaaagtatTCTTGTCGCTAATAAATATACACCAAatcctcaatattttaattgtgcaCCTCCTGAAGTACCAATTTTACGACGTGGagatgtaacttttttttttgaaattggaCAGGGCTGTTTTGGTAAAGTTTATAAAG GTGAACTTAGTCATGGAGATACTAAAGAAACAATTGCAGTAAAAGTGTTAAAAGACTCAGCATCTCGAGAGGCCGAAGAAGATTTTCTGAGAGAAGTAGAAATAATGTCGACATTTCGtcatcaaaatattttgtccCTAATAGGAGTAGTCCTACGAGACGCGGGTAATAACCCTTGGATGGTTTTTGAATATATGCCTCACGGTGACCTCGCTGAAGTTTTAAGAGCAAACTCACGGCAATTAAGAAGTTCTATACCGGGACTCGAGCCATTGACCAAG AAAGATTTACATCAAATAACAATACAAATTGCTTCTGGTATGACTTACTTATCTGCTCAAAGATTTGTTCATCGTGATTTGGCTTGTCGTAATTGTCTGGTTGGAAAAGATCTAGTCGTTAAAATATCAGACTTTGGGATGTCACGTGATGTTTATACATGTGATTATTACaaa ATTGGAGGTTCAAGATTGCTTCCAGTTCGATGGATGTCACCGGAAAGTGTTATATACGGTCGTTTTACCCTTGAAAGTGACGTTTGGAGTTTTGGTGTAGTTTTATGGGAAGTATATTCCTACGGGAAACAACCTTACTACGGTTACAATAACGAGGAAGTTCTGAAACTTATTCTCCAAGGAATAATGCTTACTCCACCGGAAGATTGTCCAGAATTCGTTGCCGATATAATGAGACAATGTTGGAAATTAGAACCGCGTGATCGTTTCCGCTTTTCGGAAATTTTCGAAGAACTTCAGAAAGCTCATCAAACTATTGAAAAGATTAATGAAAAAGGCAGTTTACCCCGGCCACCCCAAGGGCCGATAACAATAAAGTCACCTAATGCTCTTGATTCGGAAGGATATCTTGTTCCGGCACCGGCGACACCTCGAGAATATCTTCAACCACTTCCTCCACTTTACtctctataa
- the LOC103571457 gene encoding pickpocket protein 11-like, translated as MPNRSQRAVIMIRRYFPPLSELHKSFKLRSKEYLSENTLHGFRYFVDSSRPTWERLIFWFVCTIASLCTALGIIVTILQRFQTNPTLTGTMIDKTNWSITLPSIIICMTSDYIDLSRVSEDKTNIYQAFYDWDWEPIVNITLPKSSQVSSDIFFQITPACDNILTDCYDHLYLLQMDEDIPTRDTPISYTLKRNMNLMISTVRTDASEELRFLTRSQRSCIFYDEDISYNNCVLECQKKTIRKICGCLPWFLSKNRQEECSIEKYSCLSDNAERLRRPTCESECYLYCSHTSYTFESIANSYVTVVTTRWPIVRYRREVRFGWLDLVVSFGGIMGLFLGYSILTTVELIYYFSLRFYCGAVVAYDTDVNIKLKKIKVKQIKENNMQLTVPTIKYYDYIE; from the exons ATGCCGAATAGATCACAGCGTGCTGTTATTATGATACGTCGTTACTTTCCACCATTATCTGAACTgcataaaagttttaaattgcgcagtaaagaatatttaagCGAAAATACTCTTCATGGATTTCGATATTTTGTGGATTCAAGTCGTCCAACTTGGGAAAGGTT AATTTTTTGGTTTGTCTGCACAATTGCGTCATTATGCACAGCTTTGGGGattattgttactattttGCAACGATTTCAAACAAATCCAACTCTAACTGGCACAATGATTGACAAGACAAATTGGTCTATTACTTTACcaagtataattatttgtatgaCATCAGATTATATAGATTTATCTCGAGTATCTGAG GATAAGACAAATATTTATCAGGCATTCTATGATTGGGATTGGGAGCCAATAGTAAATATCACATTGCCGAAATCATCACAAGTATCGagtgatatattttttcaaataacacCAGCTTGTGATAATATATTGACAGATTGCTATGATCA CCTCTATTTATTGCAGATGGATGAAGATATACCAACACGTGACACTCCAATAAGTTATACTTTAAAACGAAATATGAATTTGATGATTTCAACTGTAAGAACAGATGCTTCTGAAGAACTGCGTTTTTTAACCCGTTCCCAACGAAGTTGCATATTTTATGACGAAGATATTTCATACAACAATTGTGTTTTAGAATGTCAAAAAAAGACAATTCGTAAAATATGCGGATGTCTTCCATGGTTCCTAAGTAAAAACAGGCAAGAGGAATGTAGTATAGAGAAATATTCTTGTCTATCAGATAATGCAGAGCGCTTGCGTAGACCAACATGTGAATCTGAATGTTACCTTTATTGTAGTCATACATCTTACACATTTGAGAGCATTGCCAATAGTTATGTAACAGTTGTCACAACCAGGTGGCCTATTGTCCGCTACAGAAGAGAAGTACGATTTGGTTGGCTAGATCTAGTCGTTTCGTTCGGTGGTATTATGGGACTATTTCTGGGCTATTCTATTCTTACGacagttgaattaatttattatttttctttaagatTTTATTGTGGTGCTGTTGTTGCATATGATACTGATGTTAATattaagcttaaaaaaattaaagttaaacaaattaaagaaaataacatGCAACTTACAGTTCCAACTATAAAGTATTATGATTATATCGAATaa
- the LOC103571456 gene encoding N-alpha-acetyltransferase 25, NatB auxiliary subunit gives MASKAHVNNTVNERRLRPIYDWLDNGNNKKALQEADKVLKKQPENQCARVLKALALLRLGKEDKCQVIMDKVRSEVPCDDSTLQAMSICYKEIHQPDKIREVYEAAAKADPNNEELLTHLFMSYVRLGDFKKQQQTALALYKLKPKNPYYFWAVMSVVMQAIQAEDTLAKNIILPLAERMVLKLVNEGKLEAEQEVQLYIMILELQGKNEQVLEVLCGPLAARLSGVPQRKAALLLQLQRYEEATTAFKELINEDNDNWSHYLSYLTAALEHQQPSECLEFLDSIAETCGKKARAPHLARFELLKRVGSSNVALRAIMEPVKLMRLYFEQFGNKGCTVGDLRLYLKLLTFEEQSQLLESINEDIGIAEDSSATKTDQMLRHIHYEQLRRACGMHHSPILDIEKRQKLVNRLRDLYEKGNELCMNDERLPTDFAPFDSYAVLAAHLLLQMWYESYEASHLYKAMALLERALSISVANFHLKIVLIRVYLEAGLIGAADHVFSLLDAKQIQLVSLSYLYVPLLAPLGHLSSASNALDQAVKFFVANYKHSADRLTFAYKYGSFAKIQEFVDLRERLDNSLHFATSTVDKMLLELSWCEGAKSLARALVSMRVQPQEDSIRWELLRDNRDLEVVVGWEPSTDDKDPRRHEETRACMFQLLAARNLILRIIAATAEEQDLSSLLSKLSQELETLNNERIPKSLEKFLTADKRVRVESILVPMDAVERLRETYDSQQLIVIARLADSFSKFSRPDSKCIEIIRNAHCLKTLPIPTTDEPVSYKDFLLRAATCGETLSFLGIMCASFINQAHPEIGNKKNRKKSNKDVESFTADDIECWTEISDLLMKRTEKLENVLSEFEKRSVNTGLDVKEDAAVIVAERVQESIHRSCWMLRSRLQLTTKLLNNFRS, from the exons aTGGCGTCGAAGGCACATGTTAATAATACAGTTAATGAACGTCGTTTACGACCAATTTATg acTGGCTTGACAAtgggaataataaaaaagcacTTCAAGAAGCTGATAAAGTTTTAAAGAAACAACCAGAAAATCAGTGTGCAAGAGTATTAAAAGCTTTGGCTTTATTACGATTAGGCAAAGAAGATAAATGTCAGGTTATCATGGATAAAGTACGTTCGGAAGTACCATGTGACGATTCAACACTCCAAGCAATGAGCATTTGTTATAAAGAAATTCATCAac cTGATAAAATAAGAGAAGTTTACGAAGCAGCAGCAAAAGCTGATCCAAATAATGAAGAATTATTAACACATTTATTCATGTCATACGTACGATTaggagattttaaaaaacaacagCAAACAGCACTCgctttatataaattgaaaccTAAAAACCCTTATTACTTTTGGGCTGTTATGAGCGTTGTCATGCAGGCCATACAAGCTGAGGATACATTagccaaaaatataatattaccTCTTGCTGAGagaatg GTTTTAAAGTTAGTCAATGAAGGTAAATTAGAAGCTGAACAAGAAGTTCAGCTTTACATTATGATATTAGAACTTCAAggaaaaaatgaacaagtttTAGAGGTTTTATGTGGACCATTAGCTGCTCGACTCTCTGGTGTACCACAACGTAAAGCTGCTCTACTATTACAGTTACAACGATACGAAGAAGCGACAACAGcttttaaagaattaataaatgaaga cAATGATAACTGGTCACACTATTTAAGTTATTTGACTGCAGCATTAGAGCATCAGCAACCCAGTGAATGTTTAGAATTTTTAGATAGTATAGCAGAGACTTGTGGAAAAAAAGCTCGAGCTCCACATTTAGCACggtttgaattattaaaacgtGTTGGTTCAAGTAATGTTGCTTTACGTGCTATTATGGAACCTGTGAAATTGATGCGATTGTACTTTGAACAATTTGGTAACAAAGGCTGTACAGTTGGGGATTTgagattatatttaaaattattaacttttgaagaacaatCTCAGCTACTTGAAAGT ATAAATGAAGATATTGGAATTGCTGAAGATTCATCAGCaacaaaaacagatcaaatgcTAAGACATATTCATTATGAGCAATTACGTCGTGCTTGTGGTATGCATCATTCACCCATTTTGGACATAGAAAAACGTCAAAAATTAGTTAACCGTTTACGTGATCTTTATGAAAAGGGTAATGAACTATGTATGAATGATGAAAGATTACCAACTGATTTTGCTCCATTTGATTCTTATGCTGTTCTTGCTgcacatttattattacaaatgtGGTATGAATCCTATGAAGCTTCTCATCTttacaa agcAATGGCTTTGTTAGAACGAGCTTTGTCAATAAGTGTAGctaattttcatttgaaaatagttttaatacGAGTTTATTTAGAAGCTGGTTTAATAGGTGCTGCAGATCatgttttttctttactaGATGCAAAACAGATTCAATTAGTTTCTTTAAGCTATTTGTATGTTCCACTTTTGGCGCCACTTGGACACTTATCTAGTGCTTCAAATGCCCTTGATCAggctgttaaattttttgtggctAATTATAAACAT agcgcAGATCGTTTAACTTTTGCTTATAAATATGGAAGTTTTGCTAAAATTCAAGAATTCGTTGATTTAAGAGAAAGACTTGATAATTCTTTACATTTTGCAACATCAACTGTTGATAAAATGTTATTAGAACTTAGCTGGTGTGAAGGTGCTAAGTCATTAGCGAGAGCATTAGTTTCAATGAGAGTACAACCACAGGAAGATTCAATAAGATGGGAATTATTGCGTGATAACAGAGATCTTGAAGTTGTAGTTGGTTGGGAACCATCAACTGATGATAAAGATCCTCGTAGACATGAAGAAACACGTGCCTGTATGTTTCAGTTACTTGCCGCCCGTAAtcttattttaagaataattgcTGCTACTGCTGAAGAACAAGATTTATCATCACTTTTATCTAAATTATCTCAAGAACttgaaactttaaataatgaacGTATACCAAAGtctcttgaaaaatttttaacagcaGATAAACGAGTTAGAGTTGAAAGTATATTAGTACCAATGGACGCAGTTGAACGATTACGGGAAACATATGATTCTCaacaattaattgttattgcAAGACTTGCTgattcattttcaaaattttcacgaCCAGATTcaaaatgtattgaaataatacGTAATGCCCattgtttaaaaactttacCAATACCAACTACTGATGAACCTGTATcttataaagattttttacttcgcGCTGCTACTTGCGGTGAAACTTTGTCATTTCTTGGTATTATGTGCGCTTCTTTTATAAATCAAGCTCATCCCgaaattggcaataaaaaaaatcggaaaaaatctaataaagaTGTTGAATCATTTACAGCTGATGATATTGag tgttgGACAGAAATAAGTGATTTACTTATGaaaagaacagaaaaattagaaaatgtTTTATCTGAATTTGAAAAACGTTCAGTAAATACAGGTCTTGATGTTAAAGAAGATGCTGCTGTTATTGTAGCAGAACGTGTTCAAGAAAGCATTCATCGAAGTTGTTGGATGCTCAGATCACGGCTTCAGCTtacaactaaattattaaataattttcgtagctga
- the LOC103571423 gene encoding activating signal cointegrator 1 complex subunit 1, producing the protein MDIIKPELVWIGGRCYRFPDHTVWSSKQTCTPYEEDYDQMEDDINNEVNSSDCDIVIETLKDKRYQHTVNIPQVFYRFLIGYAGSIKKNLESETKTTIKIPNIGSKQTDIVITGKTRSGVISCRQRIDLIVESSRKKIPFTHFVSIPLNKEMIINNFIKFKNEILNDSEIMSKGLMNDFFVSPNKFHLTIGMLLLVTNEDKKNAVETLNACVNEIIKPILQQSGPIKIKVQGVEIMNDDEKRVTVLYGKVLKNDILQEIANKTFNFFIQKDLMSVQYTEAVKLHMTLIKTSQVMDKSSKKNSSLAQFDATKILKNYKDYYFGELQLEKINISTRNTETDVGHYETLTEINLLK; encoded by the exons atgGATATTATAAAACCAGAATTAGTTTGGATTGGAGGACGTTGTTATCGATTTCCTGATCATACTGTTTGGTCTTCAAAACAAACTTGTACTCCTTACGAAGAAGATTACGATCAAATGGAAGACGACATAAATAATGAAGTTAACAGTAGTGATTGTGATATCGTTATTGAAACTTTAAAAGACAAACGTTATCAACATACTGTTAATATTCCTCA agtaTTTTACCGGTTTCTTATTGGCTATGCAggaagtattaaaaaaaatcttgagtCTGAAACGAaaacaacaattaaaataCCAAATATTGGATCTAAACAGACTGATATTg tAATTACTGGGAAAACCCGATCTGGTGTAATATCATGTCGTCAAAGAATTGATCTTATAGTAGAATCTTctaggaaaaaaattccatttactCATTTTGTATCAATtccattaaataaagaaatgataattaataattttataaaatttaaaaatgaaattctcaATGACTCTGAAATAATGTCTAAAGGATtaatgaatgatttttttgttagtcCTAATAAATTTCATCTGACGATCGGaatgttattattagttactaatgaggataaaaaaaatgctgtagAAACATTAAATGCTTGTGTTAATGAAATTATCAA gCCTATTTTGCAGCAAAGTGgaccaataaaaataaaagttcaaGGTGTAGAAATAATgaatgatgatgaaaaaagaGTAACAGTACTTTATggtaaagtattaaaaaatgatatactCCAAGAAATAgccaataaaacttttaatttttttattcaaaaag ATCTCATGAGTGTACAGTATACTGAAGCAGTTAAATTACACATGACCTTGATAAAAACAAGCCAAGTAATGgataaaagttcaaaaaagaATTCAAGTCTCGCCCAGTTTGATGctactaaaatattaaag AACTATAAAGATTATTACTTTGGAGAATTACaactggaaaaaataaatatttctacaaGAAATACTGAAACTGATGTAGGTCATTATGAAACGTtaacagaaattaatttactaaaataa
- the LOC103571424 gene encoding heat shock transcription factor, X-linked member 4-like: MYDYNILLSTRFPQKLWKIINECKTGSIRWSLSGTTILLDYKKFHEEYLSPPQSIFKTSNIASFIRQLNLYGFRKVTSHNRDPSCNSRNPEIHEFLHDNFNRDRADLLSKVCRKTCSKFNKRCDRVNGKNYARNEIINKSRIQGMSRLQMCQLALKQALEQAVEDYQRKKYEESINFIHVNHHDHL; encoded by the exons atgtacgattataatattttattatcaacaagattTCCccaaaaattatggaaaataataaatgaatgtaAAACGGGTTCAATACGTTGGAGTTTAAGTGGTACGACAATATTATtagattacaaaaaatttcatgaagaGTATTTGAGCCCACCgcaatcaatatttaaaactagtAATATTGCAAGTTTTATACGTCAATTAAATCTTTATGGTTTTCGTAAAGTAACATCACACAATCGTGATCCATCATGTAATTCACGTAATCCTGAAATCCATGAATTTTTACACGATAATTTCAATCGTGATCGAGCTGATCTTCTAAGCAAAGTTTGTCGTAAAACTTGTAGTAAATTTAACAAACGTTGTGACCGAGTTAATGGTAAAAATTATGCAAGGAatgaaataatcaataaatcaagAATTCAAGGAATGTCCCGACTCCAAATGTGCCag cttGCTCTTAAACAAGCTTTGGAGCAAGCGGTTGAAGACTATCAgcgtaaaaaatatgaagaatCTATAAATTTCATACACGTAAATCATCACGATCacctgtaa
- the LOC103571425 gene encoding high affinity nerve growth factor receptor isoform X1 gives MDREMINGRYLVSTSPSTNSGFVESNNSKTTGEFSERLQEISNVDRNESRFTNCQGKGNICGTEAACRNFPNNTSRCICPHDLSPPTNDLKCPVRLTAPSIPLPIHNIILPTSNTTNSTISLSEAEQVNERSPDKIPEVIGATIASVITIIILGIIIFICRKKCYNKKIDRTTLDLSPMNLKKSILVANKYTPNPQYFNCAPPEVPILRRGDVTFFFEIGQGCFGKVYKGELSHGDTKETIAVKVLKDSASREAEEDFLREVEIMSTFRHQNILSLIGVVLRDAGNNPWMVFEYMPHGDLAEVLRANSRQLRSSIPGLEPLTKKDLHQITIQIASGMTYLSAQRFVHRDLACRNCLVGKDLVVKISDFGMSRDVYTCDYYKIGGSRLLPVRWMSPESVIYGRFTLESDVWSFGVVLWEVYSYGKQPYYGYNNEEVLKLILQGIMLTPPEDCPEFVADIMRQCWKLEPRDRFRFSEIFEELQKAHQTIEKINEKGSLPRPPQGPITIKSPNALDSEGYLVPAPATPREYLQPLPPLYSL, from the exons atggATCGTGAAATGATAAATGGCCGATATCTCGTCTCGACATCTCCATCAACAAATTCTg GCTTTGTTGAATCAAACAATAGTAAAACAACGGGTGAATTCTCAGAGAGATTACAAGAAATATCAAATGTAGATCGTAATGAATCTAGATTTACTAATTGTCAAGGAAAAGGAAATATTTGTGGGACAGAAGCCGCTTGTCGAAATTTTCCTAATAACACATCGAGATGCATTTGTCCGCACGATTTATCACCTCCTACTAATGATCTTAAATGTCCAGTTCGTTTAACTG ctCCTTCTATACCGTTACCTATTCATAATATTATTCTACCAACGAGCAATACAACAAACAGTACAATAAGTCTTTCTGAAGCTGAACAG GTCAATGAGAGGAGTCCAGATAAAATACCTGAAGTTATTGGTGCAACTATTGCTTCcgttattacaataattatacttggtataattatttttatttgtagaaaaaaatgttataataaaaaaatcgaccGTACAACATTGGAC TTGTCACcaatgaatttaaagaaaagtatTCTTGTCGCTAATAAATATACACCAAatcctcaatattttaattgtgcaCCTCCTGAAGTACCAATTTTACGACGTGGagatgtaacttttttttttgaaattggaCAGGGCTGTTTTGGTAAAGTTTATAAAG GTGAACTTAGTCATGGAGATACTAAAGAAACAATTGCAGTAAAAGTGTTAAAAGACTCAGCATCTCGAGAGGCCGAAGAAGATTTTCTGAGAGAAGTAGAAATAATGTCGACATTTCGtcatcaaaatattttgtccCTAATAGGAGTAGTCCTACGAGACGCGGGTAATAACCCTTGGATGGTTTTTGAATATATGCCTCACGGTGACCTCGCTGAAGTTTTAAGAGCAAACTCACGGCAATTAAGAAGTTCTATACCGGGACTCGAGCCATTGACCAAG AAAGATTTACATCAAATAACAATACAAATTGCTTCTGGTATGACTTACTTATCTGCTCAAAGATTTGTTCATCGTGATTTGGCTTGTCGTAATTGTCTGGTTGGAAAAGATCTAGTCGTTAAAATATCAGACTTTGGGATGTCACGTGATGTTTATACATGTGATTATTACaaa ATTGGAGGTTCAAGATTGCTTCCAGTTCGATGGATGTCACCGGAAAGTGTTATATACGGTCGTTTTACCCTTGAAAGTGACGTTTGGAGTTTTGGTGTAGTTTTATGGGAAGTATATTCCTACGGGAAACAACCTTACTACGGTTACAATAACGAGGAAGTTCTGAAACTTATTCTCCAAGGAATAATGCTTACTCCACCGGAAGATTGTCCAGAATTCGTTGCCGATATAATGAGACAATGTTGGAAATTAGAACCGCGTGATCGTTTCCGCTTTTCGGAAATTTTCGAAGAACTTCAGAAAGCTCATCAAACTATTGAAAAGATTAATGAAAAAGGCAGTTTACCCCGGCCACCCCAAGGGCCGATAACAATAAAGTCACCTAATGCTCTTGATTCGGAAGGATATCTTGTTCCGGCACCGGCGACACCTCGAGAATATCTTCAACCACTTCCTCCACTTTACtctctataa